Proteins encoded in a region of the Pelmatolapia mariae isolate MD_Pm_ZW linkage group LG16_19, Pm_UMD_F_2, whole genome shotgun sequence genome:
- the ap5m1 gene encoding AP-5 complex subunit mu-1 codes for MTVRGLWIISHENGGNLSIRFSRRFSTVEHRAKSLAGSSYVAVPEESTFLQLLLTELGLSDSGKNYVALRDDCLYRPRSPALELHVDGPGKGILWPVLTVSQGPLILACLPLVDVPPDPRPPLASLLSVSQGLTLLAGLQSFLLGSGSKPDSEGLGSRLAMLPSVLLQVCPLGTPLDVPLPGTPATPTAPTSVGTQKQPAWKTGLHRGRAVVNVGLIETVQSMQYGNRSRQDLWDVYGTVTCKCEVEGVLPNVTVTLSLPPNGSPLQDILVHPCVTSLDSSILTASSVDNYDGSAFSGPYKFPFSPPLEPFRLCSYTSEVPVPPILGSYQLKEEENQLRVSVTLKLHESIKNSFEFCNAHLPFFNRDQMGVVDMKVSSGQLDFSKEKNLLVWVLGQKFPKSREVTMEGKISFSGPTPGPSDPLCTKLTAYVKLHFKVPDMTLSGCYVDQHSVQVYSSAKPRIVTSRELQSKEYYIWNSTGTAPVSSGQMMM; via the exons ATGACTGTACGTGGTTTGTGGATTATTTCTCACGAGAATGGAGGAAATCTGTCAATACGCTTTTCTAG GAGGTTTTCCACCGTGGAGCACCGTGCAAAGAGCCTGGCAGGTTCCTCATATGTAGCAGTCCCAGAGGAGAGTACTTTCCTGCAGCTCCTGCTCACTGAACTGGGGCTTTCAGACTCAGGCAAGAATTATGTAGCCCTCAGAGATGACTGTCTTTACCGTCCACGGTCACCAGCCCTGGAGCTGCATGTGGATGGACCTGGAAAAGGAATACTTTGGCCTGTGTTGACTGTCTCGCAAGGGCCTCTCATTCTGGCTTGTCTGCCTTTAGTGGATGTCCCTCCTGATCCGCGGCCACCTCTGGCCAGTCTGCTGTCAGTCTCACAGGGTCTCACACTTCTGGCAGGCCTACAGAGTTTTCTCCTTGGCTCAGGGAGTAAGCCTGATAGTGAAGGGCTTGGCTCTCGCCTGGCAATGTTGCCCTCAGTCCTCCTGCAGGTTTGTCCACTTGGCACACCCCTTGATGTCCCCCTACCTGGGACACCTGCTACACCCACAGCGCCCACTTCTGTTGGAACTCAGAAACAACCAGCCTGGAAGACAGGACTACACCGAGGTCGAGCTGTGGTTAATGTTGGACTGATAGAAACAGTGCAGTCCATGCAGTATGGTAATCGAAGCAGACAGGACCTCTGGGATGTTTATGGCACTGTGACATGCAAA TGTGAAGTGGAGGGGGTGCTCCCAAATGTGACAGTGACTCTATCACTGCCACCAAATGGTTCTCCACTGCAGGACATCCTGGTCCATCCCTGTGTCACATCTCTGGATTCAAGTATCCTGACTGCCAGCAGTGTGGATAATTATGATGGCTCAGCTTTCTCCGGGCCATACAAGTTTCCCTTTTCCCCTCCTCTAGAGCCCTTCAGACTATGCAGCTATACTTCTGAG GTTCCTGTTCCACCCATACTTGGTTCATACCAACTAAAGGAAGAGGAGAACCAGCTTCGCGTGTCAGTAACCCTCAAACTTCATGAGAGTATAAAGAACAGTTTTGAGTTCTGTAATGCTCACCTGCCATTCTTTAACAG GGATCAAATGGGTGTTGTAGATATGAAGGTGAGCTCTGGACAGTTGGAtttttcaaaagagaaaaacctgCTTGTCTGGGTCCTGG GGCAAAAGTTCCCAAAGTCTCGTGAGGTTACGATGGAGGGTAAGATCAGCTTTTCTGGACCAACACCAGGACCTTCTGACCCACTCTGCACAAAACTTACTGCTTATGTCAAA TTGCATTTCAAAGTGCCTGACATGACGTTGTCTGGGTGTTATGTTGACCAGCATTCGGTGCAGGTTTATTCTTCTGCCAAGCCACGGATTGTAACAT CCCGAGAACTTCAGTCCAAAGAGTACTACATATGGAATTCAACAGGTACAGCTCCGGTATCTTCTGGACAGATGATGATGTAG
- the exoc5 gene encoding exocyst complex component 5: MATTAHLFEEPFDADEYIERLAWRTPGGGSKGGAEAFDPKRLLEEFQNHIEELKQLDEKIQRKVEKLEHQCHREAKEFAHKVQDLQRSNQVAFQHFQELDEHISYVATKVCHLGDQLEGVNTPRQRAVEAQRLMTYFNEFLDGDLRSDVFNNPEKIKEAADIIQKLHLIAQELPFDRFADVKAKIASKYHDLERQLIQEFTAAQRRGEIGRMREVAAVLLHFKGYAHCVDVYIKQCQEGAYMRNDVFEDTAVLCQRVNKQVGEVFSSPETVMAKLIQNIFENKLQAHVKEKLDETRHSDVEQYLKNLYDLYTRTTGLATKLTEFNLGSDKHTFLSKLIKSIFSSYLESYIDMEREYLRTRGAMILQRYYDSKNHQKRPVGAGSIQDLKERIRQRTNLPLGPSIDTHGETFLSPELVVNLLQETRHAFERCHRLSDPSDLPKNAFSIFLLLVDHLCVEHIDYALEIGLSAIPSPDAKNANLYFLDVVQQANSIFHLFDKQFNDQLMPLISSSPKLAECLHKKKEVIEQMEVKLDTGIDRTLNCMVGQMKHILATEQKKTDFRPEDENNVMIQYTTACSKVCAYVSRQVEHVRKSMDGKNVDTVLTELGIRFHRLIHEHLQQYSYSSMGGMLAICDVAEYRRCAKDFRVPLVLQLFDTLHALCNLLVVAPDNLKQVCSGEQLTNLDRNLLHAFVQLRVDYRSARLGRHFS; encoded by the exons ATGGCGACGACAGCTCATCTGTTCGAG GAGCCCTTTGATGCAGATGAGTACATTGAAAGGCTGGCATGGAGGACTCCTGGGGGAGGCTCCAAAGGAGGAGCCGAGGCATTTGACCCCAAAAG GCTACTGGAGGAGTTTCAGAACCACATTGAGGAGTTGAAGCAATTGGATGAGAAGATCCAGCGGAAGGTGGAGAAGCTTGAGCATCAGTGTCATCGTGAGGCCAAGGAATTTGCCCACAAAGTTCAAGACTTGCAGAGAAGCAACCAG GTGGCCTTTCAGCATTTCCAAGAGCTCGACGAGCACATCAGCTATGTGGCCACTAAGGTTTGTCACCTGGGGGACCAGCTGGAGGGGGTGAACACGCCTCGCCAGAGAGCTGTGGAAGCTCAGCGTCTGATGACCTACTTCAACGAGTTCTTGGATGGAGACCTACGCAGCGATGTATTTAACAACCCAGAGAAG ATTAAGGAAGCTGCTGATATCATTCAGAAGCTGCATCTCATTGCCCAGGAGCTGCCATTCGACAG GTTTGCAGATGTCAAGGCAAAAATTGCAA GTAAATACCATGACCTGGAGCGGCAGTTAATCCAGGAGTTCACTGCAGCTCAGCGCAGGGGTGAGATTGGACGTATGCGAGAGGTTGCAGCAGTTCTATTACATTTCAAG GGCTATGCACACTGTGTGGACGTCTACATCAAGCAGTGTCAGGAG GGTGCCTACATGAGGAATGATGTGTTTGAGGACACGGCAGTCCTCTGCCAGAGGGTCAATAAGCAGGTGGGCGAGGTCTTCAGTAGTCCTGAGACTGTCATGGCCAAACTCATCCAGAACATCTTTGAGAACAAATTACAG GCACATGTTAAAGAAAAACTGGATGAAACTCGACACTCAGATGTAGAACAATACCTCAAGAATCTCTATGACCTTTACACCAG GACCACAGGATTAGCCACAAAGCTCACAGAGTTCAACCTGGGCTCAGACAAGCATACATTCCTCTCCAAGCTGATTAAGAGCATTTTTTCTTCATACTTGGAAAGTTACATTGACATGGAGAGAGAATACCTTCGCACTCGAGGTGCCATGATTCTGCAGCGATACTACGACTCCAAGAATCACCAGAAACGGCCAGTGGGCGCTGGCAG TATTCAAGATCTGAAGGAACGGATCAGACAACGCACCAATCTTCCACTGGGTCCTAGCATTGACACCCACGGAGAGACTTTTCTCTCTCCGGAGCTGGTTGTCAATTTGTTGCAGGAGACACGCCATGCCTTTGAGAGATGCCACAGG CTTTCAGACCCATCTGACCTGCCCAAGAATGCCTTCTCAATCTTCCTGCTACTGGTTGACCACCTTTGTGTAGAACACATTGATTACGCCTTAGAGATTGGCCTCTCAG CAATTCCCTCACCTGATGCAAAGAATGCCAACCTGTACTTCCTGGATGTGGTTCAGCAGGCGAACTCTATCTTCCATTTGTTTGACAAACAGTTTAATGACCAGCTCATGCCTCTGATAAG CTCATCTCCAAAGTTGGCAGAGTGTTTGCACAAGAAAAAAGAGGTGATAGAGCAGATGGAAGTAAAACTGGACACAGGAATCGACAG AACACTAAACTGCATGGTGGGCCAGATGAAGCACATCTTGGCAACAGAGCAGAAGAAGACAGATTTCAGGCCTGAGGATGAAAACAATGTCATGATCCAGTACACTACA GCCTGCTCCAAGGTATGTGCCTACGTCAGTCGGCAGGTGGAGCACGTGCGGAAGTCCATGGATGGGAAAAATGTGGACACAGTGCTGACGGAGTTGGGCATTCGTTTCCACCGGCTCATCCATGAGCATCTACAGCAATACAGCTACAGCTCAATGGGAGGGATGCTGGCCATCTGCGACGTGGCTGAATACCGACGATGCGCCAAGGACTTCAGG GTCCCTCTGGTGCTGCAGCTCTTTGACACACTCCATGCCCTTTGTAACCTCCTGGTGGTTGCCCCTGATAACCTGAAGCAGGTCTGTTCGGGTGAGCAGCTAACCAATCTGGACCGAAACCTCCTGCACGCCTTCGTCCAGCTCAGAGTGGATTACCGTTCAGCTCGACTCGGTAGACACTTCAGTTAA
- the slc35f4 gene encoding solute carrier family 35 member F4 isoform X2 has protein sequence MKKHSARVAPLSSYSTQVLTCPNSEGEDGSESHAETPGSETSMESQSFHTCANTALKVLGGLLMVLCVSSSWVGTTQVVKLTFQSFSCPFFISWFSSNWNILIFPIYYSGHVVTTREKQTPIQKFRECSKLFGEDGMTLKLFVKRTAPFSILWTLTNYLYLLALKKLTATDVSALYCCHKAFVFLLSWIVLKDRFMGVRIVAAIMAITGIVMMAYADGFHGDSFVGVALAVGSASTSALYKVLFKMFLGSANLGEVAHFLSTMGFFNLIFISCVPLILYFTRVEHWGSLSSLPWGYMCGLAGLWLVVNILVHVGVVLTYPILISIGTLLSVPGNAAVDLLKHEVIFSVVRLAATCIICLGFLLMLLPEEWDSVTLRFLATIADKKSEDHGEELTDSSTHTRSRSRANGTVSIPLA, from the exons GAGAGGATGGCTCAGAGTCTCACGCAGAGACACCAGGAAGTGAGACCAGTATGGAGAGCCAGTCCTTCCATACATGCGCCAACACGGCTCTGAAGGTGCTGGGTGGTTTGCTGATGgtgctgtgtgtttcctccTCCTGGGTGGGTACCACTCAGGTGGTGAAGCTGACCTTCCAGTCATTCTCCTGTCCCTTCTTCATCTCCTGGTTCAGCAGCAACTGGAACATCCTGATCTTCCCCATCTACTACTCGGGACATGTAGTCACCACACGGGAGAAGCAGACCCCCATCCAGAAATTCAG GGAGTGCAGCAAGCTCTTTGGGGAGGATGGAATGACTCTCAAGCTTTTTGTAAAGAGGACAGCACCCTTCTCAATCCTGTGGACACTGACCAACTACCTGTACCTCTTAGCCTTGAAGAAACTGACCGCCACTGATGTCTCTGCCCTCTACTGTTGCCACAAggcctttgtttttctcctctcaTGGATTGTCCTCAAGGACCGGTTCATGGGTGTTCGG ATTGTGGCTGCCATAATGGCCATCACAGGTATTGTCATGATGGCTTATGCTGATGGTTTCCATGGTGATTCCTTTGTGGGTGTGGCATTGGCTGTGGGCTCAGCCTCAACTTCGGCTCTTTATAAG GTGCTGTTCAAGATGTTCTTAGGCAGCGCCAACCTTGGAGAAGTGGCTCATTTTCTTTCCACCATGGGCTTTTTCAACCTCATCTTCATCTCCTGTGTGCCCCTCATCCTGTATTTCACCAGGGTAGAGCACTGGGGCTCACTCTCCTCACTGCCGTGGGGATACATGTGTGGACTGGCAGGACTGTGGCTGG tggtCAACATCCTGGTCCATGTTGGTGTGGTACTGACTTACCCCATTCTGATCTCTATAGGGACACTGCTCAGTGTGCCGGGAAATGCAG CTGTAGATCTTTTGAAACATGAGGTGATCTTCAGTGTGGTGCGACTGGCTGCCACCTGCATCATCTGCCTGGGCTTCCTGCTCATGCTGCTGCCAGAGGAATGGGACTCAGTCACTCTGCGTTTCTTGGCCACCATTGCGGACAAAAAGTCAGAGGACCACGGCGAGGAGCTCACAGACTCCAGCACCCACACTCGAAGCCGCAGTCGCGCAAATGGCACTGTCTCCATTCCCTTGGCATGA